In Mastigocladopsis repens PCC 10914, a single window of DNA contains:
- a CDS encoding TylF/MycF/NovP-related O-methyltransferase: MKIVNFFSKHIKLGNKNILSTVEGVIKNNLTYIEKDAILDLVKVAINNEKNHIDGIMIETGCALGGSAIALASAKNKDRQFYIYDVFGMIPPPSEKDDEDIHERYKEIASGNSVGLGNQLYYGYEENLYDKIVQQFKNFGFEISENNIHFVKGLYEDTLTINSPVALAHIDCDWFDSVWVCLERIEPYLVNGGTIVIDDYQHWSGCRKAVDEYFHKKKDNYQFIQKSRLHIIKR, encoded by the coding sequence ATGAAAATAGTTAACTTTTTCTCTAAACATATAAAACTTGGAAATAAAAATATCTTAAGCACAGTTGAAGGGGTTATAAAGAACAATTTAACTTATATAGAAAAGGACGCAATTCTTGACCTTGTTAAAGTTGCTATTAATAATGAAAAAAACCATATAGATGGAATAATGATTGAGACTGGTTGTGCCTTGGGTGGTTCTGCCATAGCTCTTGCAAGTGCAAAAAATAAGGATAGACAGTTTTACATTTATGATGTCTTTGGCATGATTCCTCCTCCTTCAGAAAAGGATGATGAAGATATTCATGAACGCTACAAGGAAATTGCAAGTGGTAATTCTGTAGGACTTGGAAACCAGTTATATTATGGTTATGAAGAAAATCTTTATGACAAAATTGTGCAACAATTTAAAAATTTTGGATTTGAAATAAGTGAGAATAACATACATTTTGTTAAAGGACTTTATGAAGATACTCTAACAATTAACTCTCCTGTTGCTTTAGCTCATATTGATTGTGATTGGTTTGATTCTGTCTGGGTTTGTTTAGAAAGAATTGAACCATACTTAGTAAATGGTGGAACTATAGTTATTGATGACTACCAGCACTGGTCTGGTTGTAGAAAAGCAGTTGATGAGTATTTCCATAAGAAAAAGGATAACTATCAGTTTATCCAAAAGAGCCGATTACATATCATAAAAAGATAG
- a CDS encoding polysaccharide pyruvyl transferase family protein: MKICLFDPGLENNNGTPSANLGDLIIQEAVDREINSLFGNCEIIRIATHTYPTQEHINLARKCSFILVGGTNLLHWRMKEQRQWMILLKQKMQIRRAVLLGVGWRSYEQTPDFYTSLSLKTVLSNRLFHSVRDNYTKMQLQTIGIKNVINTGCPTMWPIRHIESKEIPQEKSENALVMLTDYSKEPDLDRKLLELALSKYKKVFIWSQGRGDMQYVCDLLSVTDFPTIVLGKSAINQISSLISDTRFPVLVLEHSIQAFENLLNSQIQFDYIGTRLHGGIKCLLSKRRSLIIAIDNRAKEIAKETGLPTVSRADFDYMSKWIDEPHNTNIQIDIDAINAWKSQFKQFISKVA, translated from the coding sequence ATGAAAATTTGCTTGTTTGACCCTGGTCTTGAAAACAATAATGGTACTCCTAGTGCCAATTTAGGGGATTTGATTATTCAAGAAGCTGTTGATCGGGAAATAAATAGCTTGTTTGGAAATTGCGAAATCATACGTATTGCTACACATACTTACCCAACACAGGAACACATTAATCTTGCCCGTAAATGCTCTTTCATATTAGTTGGAGGCACTAATCTCTTACATTGGCGAATGAAAGAGCAGAGGCAGTGGATGATATTATTGAAGCAAAAAATGCAAATAAGAAGAGCTGTTTTATTGGGTGTTGGCTGGAGAAGCTATGAACAGACACCAGATTTTTATACTAGCCTTTCTTTGAAAACTGTGCTATCAAACAGGCTGTTTCACTCAGTTAGGGATAACTATACCAAGATGCAACTCCAGACCATAGGCATTAAAAATGTGATTAATACAGGATGTCCAACCATGTGGCCAATTAGGCATATTGAATCTAAGGAAATTCCGCAGGAGAAATCTGAAAATGCACTGGTGATGCTTACTGATTACTCAAAAGAACCAGATTTGGACAGAAAATTGCTTGAATTAGCATTATCGAAATACAAAAAAGTTTTTATATGGTCACAAGGTAGAGGTGATATGCAATATGTTTGTGATTTGCTTTCTGTTACTGATTTCCCAACTATTGTGTTAGGCAAGAGTGCTATAAATCAAATTTCTAGCCTCATTTCCGATACTAGGTTTCCTGTGTTAGTTCTAGAACACTCAATACAAGCTTTTGAAAATCTTCTTAATTCCCAAATTCAATTCGATTACATTGGTACAAGACTACATGGTGGAATCAAATGCCTTCTTTCAAAAAGAAGGTCACTCATTATAGCAATAGATAACAGAGCTAAAGAAATAGCCAAGGAAACTGGACTTCCAACAGTGAGTCGAGCAGATTTTGACTATATGAGTAAATGGATTGATGAACCTCATAACACAAATATTCAAATAGACATTGATGCTATCAATGCTTGGAAGTCTCAATTCAAACAGTTTATAAGTAAAGTAGCCTGA